In Nitrospirota bacterium, the sequence ACTAAGCCGCGTCAGACGGGGCAGGATCACCGCCTGTGAAATGTCCGTTCTGCGATGAACTCGAAGACAAAGTCGTCGACTCGCGTATGGCGAAGGAAGGCGAAGTCATTCGCCGTCGGCGCGAATGTCTCGGCTGCAAACGCCGCTACACAACCTACGAACGTGTTGAAGAAATCCTTCCCGTGGTGGTGAAAAAGGACGGCCGCCGGGAGTCGTTTGACCGCAGTAAGATTCTTGCCGGCCTCAAGAAAGCCTGTGAAAAACGGCCCATCAGCACGGCTACCATCGAAATGGTGACGGACCGTATTGAAAAACGCATTCAAGAGATGGGGGAGACAGAAATAGAAAGCCGGATCGTGGGCG encodes:
- the nrdR gene encoding transcriptional regulator NrdR — its product is MKCPFCDELEDKVVDSRMAKEGEVIRRRRECLGCKRRYTTYERVEEILPVVVKKDGRRESFDRSKILAGLKKACEKRPISTATIEMVTDRIEKRIQEMGETEIESRIVGEELMKELHQLDQVAYVRFASVYREFKDIDQFMDELRTLAQQRRDR